The proteins below come from a single Polynucleobacter sp. MWH-UH23A genomic window:
- a CDS encoding dihydrofolate reductase — protein MTQPAISMIVARSRNHVIGRDNQMPWKISADLQFFKRVTMGHPVIMGRKTWESIGRPLPGRRNIVVSRNADYSPAGAELAGSLDEALASLSDSPRVFVIGGEQLFKQAFHRADRLYVTEIDIDVEGGDTFFEIPNASDWKEVERVPGSENDIHFAFLTLERK, from the coding sequence ATGACTCAACCTGCCATCTCCATGATTGTTGCTCGTTCACGTAACCACGTGATTGGTCGCGACAACCAGATGCCCTGGAAAATTTCAGCTGACCTCCAGTTTTTTAAACGCGTCACCATGGGTCATCCTGTCATTATGGGAAGAAAGACTTGGGAATCCATTGGTCGCCCATTGCCAGGACGTCGGAACATCGTAGTAAGCCGCAATGCAGACTACTCGCCTGCGGGCGCAGAGCTTGCTGGCTCACTAGATGAAGCGCTTGCCAGCCTCTCTGACTCACCAAGAGTATTCGTGATTGGCGGAGAGCAGCTATTTAAACAGGCGTTTCACAGAGCTGACCGTCTGTATGTAACAGAAATTGATATTGACGTGGAAGGCGGGGATACTTTCTTTGAAATCCCAAACGCATCCGATTGGAAAGAAGTTGAGCGAGTGCCAGGATCTGAAAACGATATTCACTTTGCCTTCCTTACTCTAGAGCGCAAGTAA
- a CDS encoding thymidylate synthase has translation MRQYHDLMKEVLAKGVKKSDRTGTGTISVFGHQMRFNLADGFPMVTTKKLHLKSIIYELLWFLKGSTDNNWLKERGVSIWNEWAAPDGDLGPIYGYQWRSWPAPNGQHIDQISEVVETIKKNPDSRRIIVSAWNVADIPRMALAPCHAFFQFYVAEGKLSCQLYQRSADIFLGVPFNIASYALLTHMMAQQCNLEVGDFIWTGGDCHLYSNHLEQVNLQLSRDFFPLPKLNILRKPNSIFDYEFEDFEIVGYESHPHIKAPVAV, from the coding sequence ATGCGCCAATATCACGATCTCATGAAAGAAGTCCTTGCTAAGGGCGTTAAAAAGTCTGACCGGACTGGCACAGGCACGATCTCTGTATTTGGGCATCAGATGCGCTTTAACCTGGCTGATGGCTTCCCAATGGTGACAACCAAGAAGCTACACCTCAAGTCCATCATTTATGAATTACTTTGGTTTCTCAAAGGTAGCACCGACAACAATTGGCTCAAAGAGCGTGGCGTATCGATTTGGAATGAATGGGCCGCACCAGATGGCGATCTTGGCCCCATCTACGGTTATCAATGGCGCTCATGGCCTGCACCCAATGGGCAACACATTGATCAGATTTCTGAAGTGGTTGAGACAATTAAAAAGAATCCTGACTCACGCCGCATTATTGTTTCAGCCTGGAATGTGGCGGATATTCCTCGTATGGCATTAGCACCATGCCATGCATTCTTTCAGTTCTATGTTGCTGAAGGCAAACTGTCTTGCCAACTCTATCAACGCAGTGCAGATATCTTCTTAGGCGTCCCATTTAACATCGCGAGCTATGCTCTGCTGACCCATATGATGGCGCAACAATGCAATTTAGAAGTAGGTGACTTTATTTGGACCGGCGGTGATTGCCATTTGTACAGCAATCACCTTGAGCAAGTGAATTTACAGCTATCTAGAGACTTTTTCCCACTACCGAAACTCAACATCCTCCGAAAACCGAACTCAATATTTGATTATGAGTTTGAGGATTTTGAAATCGTTGGCTACGAATCACATCCACATATCAAAGCTCCTGTAGCTGTATAA
- a CDS encoding NAD(P)/FAD-dependent oxidoreductase: MHSPTEADAVIIGAGPVGLFQVFELGLLDIKAHVIDALPEIGGQCIELYPDKPIYDIPAIPVCTGRELVSNLLKQIEPFKPQFHLGQDVTSLEQQEDGRFLLTTSENKSFLAKTVFIAAGVGAFQPRLLNLEGIESLVGKQVFYHVKQPEQFTGKRIVICGGGDAALDWALYFANSASSITLIHRRNDFKAAPQSITKMRELCDAGKIQLLIGQITGLEVQDGTLTGVAVDDIEGNTQSLELDDLLIFFGLSPKLGPIAEWGLDIDRKQIAVDTEKFQTSIPGIYAVGDINIYPGKKKLILSGFHEAALAAFAAAAYLNPEKPIQLQYTTTSTKLHKALGVQSPTFE, from the coding sequence TTGCACTCCCCCACAGAAGCTGATGCAGTCATCATTGGCGCCGGTCCTGTGGGGCTCTTTCAAGTTTTTGAACTTGGCCTCCTAGACATTAAGGCGCACGTCATAGATGCATTGCCAGAAATTGGCGGTCAATGCATTGAACTCTACCCCGATAAGCCTATCTACGATATTCCCGCGATACCCGTATGCACTGGTCGAGAGCTTGTTAGCAATCTTCTAAAACAAATCGAACCATTTAAACCCCAATTTCATTTGGGACAAGACGTTACGAGTCTTGAGCAACAAGAAGATGGTCGATTTCTATTGACGACCTCTGAAAACAAATCCTTTCTGGCTAAGACTGTGTTTATTGCTGCTGGAGTTGGCGCCTTCCAACCTAGGCTACTCAATCTCGAGGGCATTGAATCTCTAGTTGGCAAGCAAGTCTTCTACCACGTTAAACAGCCAGAACAATTTACAGGCAAACGGATTGTCATTTGTGGTGGCGGGGACGCTGCACTTGATTGGGCTTTGTATTTTGCTAACTCCGCATCAAGCATCACCCTCATTCATCGTCGTAATGACTTTAAAGCGGCGCCTCAGTCGATTACAAAAATGCGCGAACTTTGTGATGCGGGAAAGATTCAATTGCTCATTGGTCAAATTACCGGTCTTGAAGTACAAGATGGAACTTTGACTGGTGTTGCCGTGGACGATATTGAAGGGAATACCCAATCATTAGAGCTTGACGATCTTTTGATCTTCTTTGGACTCTCTCCAAAATTAGGTCCAATTGCTGAATGGGGCTTGGATATAGACCGCAAGCAAATCGCAGTTGATACCGAAAAATTTCAGACCAGTATTCCGGGTATTTACGCGGTAGGTGATATCAATATCTACCCCGGAAAGAAAAAGCTGATTTTGTCCGGCTTTCATGAGGCTGCCTTAGCTGCCTTTGCCGCAGCCGCCTATTTGAACCCTGAAAAGCCGATTCAGCTCCAATACACCACCACCTCCACCAAGCTGCATAAAGCCCTTGGGGTGCAGTCGCCCACATTCGAGTAA
- the fdxA gene encoding ferredoxin FdxA: protein MTYVVTESCIRCKYTDCVDVCPVDCFREGPNFLVIDPDECIDCAVCVPECPVNAIYAEDDVPGDQQAFIKLNAELAPSWTSITKSKAALPDAEEWKDVKNKLDQLQR, encoded by the coding sequence ATGACTTACGTTGTTACCGAATCCTGCATCCGCTGCAAATACACTGACTGCGTTGATGTTTGCCCAGTGGATTGCTTTCGCGAAGGCCCTAATTTTTTAGTAATCGATCCAGACGAGTGTATCGATTGCGCAGTGTGTGTTCCAGAGTGTCCAGTAAATGCGATTTATGCCGAAGATGATGTGCCAGGTGATCAACAAGCCTTCATTAAGCTCAATGCAGAGTTAGCTCCATCCTGGACTTCAATCACCAAATCTAAAGCAGCACTTCCAGATGCTGAAGAATGGAAAGACGTTAAAAACAAACTCGATCAGCTGCAGAGGTAA
- a CDS encoding D-glycerate dehydrogenase, which yields MNTSTNTQNTGAKPKILVARAIFPEALAKLEASFEVRSNQEDVIFTPEQLHKELSGVVGALVAGSERIDATALANAKDLKVVANISVGYNNFDVPAITAAGVMATNTPDVLTDTTADFGFALLMATARRITESEHWVRAGHWDKWSIVNNPLGMDLHHSTIGIIGMGRIGQGIAKRALGFGMNVIYHNRSRLSDVDEKACRANYVSKEELLRSADHVVLVLPYTPENHHTIGAKEIALMKPTATLINIARGGIVDDLALAQALREKKIFAAGLDVFEGEPKVNPELLKLSNVVLAPHIASATEKTRRAMVDLAIDNVIAALSGKKPPSLINTEVFKA from the coding sequence ATGAATACATCAACTAATACCCAAAATACTGGCGCAAAACCCAAAATATTGGTCGCTCGGGCGATATTTCCGGAGGCTTTGGCTAAATTAGAGGCAAGCTTTGAGGTTCGATCCAATCAAGAGGATGTGATTTTCACGCCTGAACAATTGCACAAAGAACTCTCAGGAGTTGTAGGAGCTTTGGTTGCTGGTAGCGAGCGTATTGACGCTACAGCATTGGCAAATGCAAAGGATCTAAAAGTCGTTGCTAATATTTCCGTGGGGTATAACAACTTTGATGTGCCAGCAATTACTGCCGCTGGTGTCATGGCAACAAATACTCCAGATGTGCTGACTGATACCACCGCCGATTTTGGTTTCGCACTCTTGATGGCAACCGCCAGAAGAATTACAGAGTCAGAGCATTGGGTGCGAGCGGGTCATTGGGATAAATGGTCGATTGTGAATAATCCACTCGGCATGGATTTGCATCACAGCACTATTGGCATTATTGGCATGGGTCGCATCGGTCAAGGAATTGCTAAGCGCGCACTGGGATTTGGTATGAATGTGATTTATCACAACCGCAGCCGTTTATCAGATGTTGATGAAAAAGCTTGTAGAGCAAACTATGTTTCAAAGGAAGAATTATTGCGTTCGGCCGATCACGTTGTCTTGGTCTTGCCCTATACCCCTGAGAATCATCACACCATTGGCGCAAAAGAGATTGCCCTAATGAAACCCACGGCAACCCTGATTAATATTGCGCGGGGCGGCATTGTGGATGACTTGGCTTTAGCCCAAGCTTTAAGAGAGAAAAAGATATTTGCTGCTGGCTTAGATGTCTTTGAAGGCGAACCAAAAGTTAATCCTGAATTACTGAAGCTGAGTAATGTTGTGCTTGCGCCTCATATTGCTAGTGCGACAGAAAAGACACGCAGAGCCATGGTGGATTTAGCGATTGATAATGTCATAGCTGCGCTATCTGGAAAAAAGCCACCAAGTTTAATTAATACGGAAGTTTTTAAGGCTTAG
- the glp gene encoding gephyrin-like molybdotransferase Glp — protein sequence MSQSPNDPILLTSSLHVDEARKAIANLVNQLLQEAPSINSPDAIETVTLDQSINRILAQDLLSPIDVPAADNSAMDGFAFDGKCLEGSQAEIKLRIVGTALAGKPYTGKIAKGECLKIMTGAVMPSDCDTVIPQEFTTSPDSEHICFHASQLKAGENRRLRGEDLQKGKAAISAGRLLRPSDLGLAASLGVRTLKVKPKLKVAILSSGNELRSLDQALDAGSIYDSNRYSLTGLLNRLNLDIIDCGIVRDDPTSLKNAFIDAASKADVLISSGGVSVGEADFTKQIMQELGDVGFWKIAMRPGRPMAFGTLRPVPGKTSASKTLFFGLPGNPVAVMVTFYQFVRSALLQLNGASQTEVPLVQAISETTIRKKPGRTEFQRAILGRNTEGKPSVKLTGSQGAGILRSMSEANCFVILGHDQGNVAAGEWVDIALFDGLL from the coding sequence ATGAGTCAATCGCCTAATGATCCAATACTGCTCACCTCATCACTGCATGTAGATGAAGCGCGTAAGGCAATTGCCAATCTAGTGAATCAGCTTTTACAGGAAGCGCCGTCAATTAATAGCCCCGATGCCATTGAAACGGTCACCCTTGATCAATCCATTAACCGAATTCTTGCGCAAGACCTGCTTTCACCTATCGATGTACCTGCTGCAGATAACTCTGCTATGGATGGTTTTGCATTTGATGGCAAATGCTTAGAAGGCAGTCAAGCAGAAATCAAACTACGCATTGTAGGGACTGCTTTGGCTGGCAAACCCTACACTGGAAAAATTGCTAAGGGTGAATGTCTCAAAATCATGACTGGCGCAGTAATGCCAAGCGATTGCGATACCGTCATTCCGCAAGAATTTACAACTAGCCCTGATTCTGAGCACATCTGCTTTCATGCCAGTCAACTGAAGGCCGGTGAAAATAGACGCTTACGCGGTGAAGATCTGCAAAAAGGAAAAGCGGCTATTTCTGCAGGAAGATTGCTGCGTCCATCAGATTTAGGTTTAGCCGCTTCACTTGGTGTTCGCACTCTCAAAGTAAAACCCAAATTGAAGGTTGCGATTCTGTCTTCAGGTAACGAACTTCGTTCCTTAGATCAGGCTTTGGATGCTGGAAGTATTTATGATAGTAATCGTTACAGCTTGACTGGTCTACTCAATCGCCTCAATCTAGACATTATTGATTGTGGCATTGTGCGGGACGATCCGACCTCACTCAAAAATGCATTTATTGATGCAGCCTCAAAAGCAGATGTGCTTATCTCCTCGGGCGGAGTATCAGTCGGTGAGGCGGATTTCACAAAACAAATCATGCAAGAGTTAGGTGATGTCGGCTTCTGGAAAATCGCTATGCGGCCAGGGCGCCCAATGGCATTTGGAACGCTTAGGCCAGTTCCTGGAAAGACATCAGCGAGCAAAACCCTATTCTTTGGTCTGCCTGGCAACCCTGTTGCCGTCATGGTGACCTTCTATCAATTTGTACGCAGTGCTTTACTGCAACTCAATGGCGCCAGCCAAACAGAGGTTCCATTGGTACAAGCCATCTCTGAAACAACGATACGGAAAAAGCCTGGTCGCACCGAGTTCCAGCGCGCAATCCTCGGACGCAATACCGAAGGCAAGCCTAGCGTGAAACTCACAGGCAGCCAGGGCGCAGGTATTTTGCGATCTATGAGCGAGGCAAACTGCTTCGTCATTTTGGGTCATGATCAAGGAAATGTTGCTGCTGGCGAGTGGGTAGATATAGCGCTTTTTGATGGACTGCTTTAA
- the mobA gene encoding molybdenum cofactor guanylyltransferase MobA — translation MISSEQITGLILAGGRAQRMGGIDKGLIPFHQKPLIEATIQRLKTQVGSILINANRNITKYAAYGYPVIMDETPDFSGPLAGFLMGLKNCKTPYLLTTPCDSPLFPKDLGAKLASELERNDLDLVYASSKEADGKVWAQPVFCLMRASLQDSLSSFLSKGDLKIDRWFKELKSGTIVFDDAHAFANANTPEELQSLEAAS, via the coding sequence ATGATTAGCAGTGAACAAATTACGGGTTTGATATTGGCCGGTGGTCGTGCACAGCGTATGGGCGGTATTGATAAAGGTCTTATTCCTTTTCATCAAAAACCTTTAATTGAAGCGACCATCCAACGACTCAAAACGCAAGTTGGATCTATTCTGATTAATGCCAATCGCAACATTACCAAGTACGCCGCCTATGGTTATCCCGTCATCATGGATGAGACCCCTGACTTTTCAGGGCCTCTTGCAGGATTCCTGATGGGTCTTAAAAACTGTAAGACGCCTTATTTACTGACAACCCCTTGCGATTCACCCTTATTTCCAAAGGATCTAGGCGCTAAGCTTGCTAGTGAGCTAGAGCGTAATGACTTGGATTTAGTCTACGCATCTAGCAAAGAGGCTGATGGTAAGGTATGGGCACAACCTGTCTTTTGTTTAATGCGTGCTAGTTTGCAAGATTCTTTAAGTTCTTTTTTAAGCAAAGGTGATCTCAAAATTGATCGCTGGTTTAAAGAACTTAAAAGCGGCACAATTGTTTTTGATGATGCTCACGCCTTTGCTAATGCCAACACACCAGAAGAATTGCAATCTCTAGAGGCGGCATCATGA
- the moaA gene encoding GTP 3',8-cyclase MoaA → MVEKAIPNPSKVIPIRIDEGRGLAPSIGTELRAPHNQTKDTRGRPLRDLRISVTDRCNFRCTYCMPKEVFDQNYPYLAHKELLSFEEITRLTTIFSSLGVEKIRLTGGEPLLRKNLELLIEMLAAIRTPAGKPLDLTLTTNGSILRKKAASLKAAGLHRLTVSLDGLDDAVFRKMNDVDFPVADVLDGISAAQEAGFENTKVNMVVKKGTNDHEIVAMAKHFKGSGIILRFIEFMDVGSSNGWNMTEVLPSKEVIARINAVFPLVSAEPNYSGEVAQRWRYQDGSGEIGVISSVTQTFCHECTRARISTDGQMYLCLFANSGFDFKTLLRSGKSDLEIANAIMNTWSTREDHYSEIRGSHTADQSTGGRKVEMSYIGG, encoded by the coding sequence ATGGTCGAAAAAGCAATTCCCAACCCATCTAAAGTTATCCCGATTCGCATTGATGAAGGCAGAGGCCTTGCGCCAAGCATTGGCACAGAGTTGCGCGCACCCCACAATCAGACTAAAGATACTCGTGGTCGCCCCTTACGCGATCTACGCATTTCAGTAACGGATCGCTGTAACTTTCGCTGCACTTACTGCATGCCCAAGGAAGTCTTTGACCAAAACTATCCTTACCTTGCTCACAAAGAATTGCTGAGCTTTGAAGAAATTACTCGTCTGACAACCATCTTCTCCAGCTTAGGTGTTGAAAAAATTCGTTTAACTGGTGGCGAGCCTCTACTTCGCAAAAATTTAGAATTACTCATTGAAATGCTGGCAGCCATTCGCACTCCAGCAGGCAAACCATTAGATTTAACGCTAACTACTAATGGCAGTATTTTGCGCAAGAAGGCAGCTAGCCTGAAAGCAGCTGGTTTACATAGACTCACGGTGAGTCTTGATGGCTTGGATGATGCAGTCTTTCGGAAAATGAATGATGTGGATTTTCCTGTTGCTGATGTTTTAGATGGAATTTCTGCCGCACAAGAAGCAGGCTTTGAGAACACCAAAGTCAACATGGTGGTAAAGAAAGGTACAAACGATCATGAGATCGTTGCGATGGCCAAGCACTTCAAAGGCAGCGGCATCATTCTGCGCTTTATTGAGTTTATGGATGTTGGCAGCTCCAATGGCTGGAATATGACAGAGGTACTCCCTTCTAAAGAGGTAATTGCCCGCATCAATGCAGTATTCCCACTGGTATCAGCAGAACCAAACTACTCGGGCGAAGTAGCGCAACGCTGGCGCTATCAAGATGGTTCAGGTGAAATTGGCGTTATTTCGAGCGTTACCCAAACTTTTTGCCATGAATGCACCCGCGCCAGAATCTCTACTGATGGCCAAATGTATTTATGCCTGTTTGCTAATTCAGGCTTTGATTTCAAAACTCTGCTTCGTTCAGGTAAGTCTGATTTAGAAATTGCTAATGCCATTATGAATACCTGGTCTACTCGCGAAGATCACTATTCAGAAATTCGGGGCTCACATACAGCCGATCAATCAACTGGTGGTCGCAAGGTTGAAATGTCTTACATAGGTGGTTAA
- a CDS encoding Rne/Rng family ribonuclease, translating to MKRMLFNATQQEELRVAIVDGQKLIDIDIEAAGREQRKGNIYKGVITRIEPSLEACFVNYGEERHGFLPFKEVARAYFKEGIDVRNASIKDALREGQEIIVQVEKEERGQKGAALTSFISLAGRYLVLMPNNPRGGGVSRRIEGEDRQELREAMAQLEVPDGMSIIARTAGIGRDATELQWDLSYLLQLWKAIDEAAKGNSAPLLIYLESSLVIRAIRDYFQPDIGEILIDTDDIYEQAAAFMSVVMPDNLPRVKRYQDDVPLFSRFQIEHQIETAYSRTVPLPSGGAIVIDHTEALVSVDVNSARATRGSDIEETATRTNLEAADEIARQARLRDLGGLIVIDFIDMESSKAQKDVENRLRDALRHDRARVQMGKISKFGLMEMSRQRLRPALSEGSHVTCPRCNGTGHIRDAESSALQVLRIIQEEAMKENTAAIHTQVPVEVAAFLLNEKRAEVIKIETRFKVNVLLVPNKHLETPHYKLERLRHDDPRLDDQKASYVMAEEAARELETDTTVSKKDADVKARPEAAVKGITPTQPAPIAQPRPARAEKASSESSGGFFSFIKKLFSSSPAVEEKPAQSGNRGRNQGRNGNNRDRNRGRNRRGERPAANAAESGNTEGANNRNGNNRNNNRNQGNQGNQNGPKTEQNANRNNNQANVAALTPATEAVPGNEVATGADGEERRGRGRNRRGRGRNRNERGDRSERAENGSTSPEGATASASPFSGPPAGMAGASASMPIQNIVSSFSNAKPASQRQGRSERSSRPPRESRSEQITSVVATTPTSPAPVAAVAVTAIEVIAKPMPELPKVAFQALEETPLHSVVQSAGMIWVATDASKHAEVQTQIKAETVVHNLGRTPKPAATLPEGPMVLVETGGQEKTV from the coding sequence ATGAAACGCATGTTGTTTAATGCAACTCAACAAGAAGAGTTGCGTGTTGCCATCGTCGATGGCCAAAAACTTATCGATATTGATATCGAAGCTGCCGGTCGCGAACAGCGCAAAGGCAATATTTACAAAGGTGTTATTACCCGTATTGAGCCTTCGCTTGAGGCCTGCTTTGTTAACTATGGTGAAGAGCGTCATGGCTTCCTGCCATTTAAGGAGGTTGCTAGAGCCTATTTCAAGGAAGGTATTGATGTTCGCAACGCATCCATTAAGGATGCCCTACGCGAAGGTCAAGAAATCATTGTTCAGGTAGAAAAAGAAGAGCGCGGCCAAAAAGGCGCTGCACTTACCTCCTTTATCTCCCTGGCTGGACGTTACTTGGTATTAATGCCAAACAATCCACGTGGAGGCGGCGTTTCTCGTCGCATTGAAGGCGAAGACCGTCAAGAACTCCGTGAAGCGATGGCTCAATTAGAAGTGCCTGATGGCATGAGCATTATTGCTCGAACAGCAGGTATTGGGCGTGACGCTACTGAACTGCAGTGGGACTTAAGCTATCTCTTGCAATTGTGGAAAGCGATTGATGAGGCTGCCAAAGGCAACTCTGCACCATTACTCATTTACCTTGAATCTAGCTTGGTGATTCGTGCGATCCGCGATTACTTCCAGCCAGATATTGGTGAGATCCTCATTGATACCGACGATATCTATGAGCAAGCCGCTGCCTTTATGTCAGTGGTGATGCCGGATAACTTGCCACGAGTAAAGCGCTATCAAGATGATGTGCCGCTTTTCTCTCGTTTCCAAATCGAACATCAAATCGAGACCGCATACTCACGTACTGTGCCATTGCCATCTGGCGGCGCAATCGTGATCGACCACACAGAAGCGCTTGTTTCTGTCGACGTTAACTCCGCTCGCGCAACTCGTGGTTCTGATATTGAAGAAACTGCGACTCGCACGAACTTAGAAGCTGCCGATGAAATCGCACGTCAAGCACGTCTACGTGACTTGGGTGGCTTGATCGTGATTGACTTCATCGACATGGAATCAAGCAAAGCACAAAAAGACGTTGAGAATCGCTTACGTGATGCCCTGCGCCATGATCGTGCCCGTGTACAGATGGGCAAGATCTCCAAATTTGGCTTGATGGAAATGTCACGCCAACGTTTGCGTCCTGCACTTTCCGAAGGTAGCCACGTAACCTGTCCACGCTGTAATGGCACTGGTCATATTCGTGATGCTGAATCATCTGCATTGCAAGTGCTACGGATCATTCAAGAAGAGGCTATGAAAGAGAATACTGCGGCGATTCATACGCAGGTTCCAGTTGAGGTAGCCGCATTCTTGTTAAATGAGAAACGTGCTGAAGTGATCAAGATCGAAACACGCTTCAAGGTCAACGTACTCTTGGTTCCAAACAAGCACTTAGAAACTCCGCATTACAAGCTTGAGCGCTTACGCCATGATGATCCCCGTTTAGATGATCAGAAGGCTAGCTACGTAATGGCTGAAGAAGCTGCGCGTGAATTAGAGACTGATACAACCGTAAGTAAAAAAGATGCGGATGTAAAAGCGCGCCCAGAGGCAGCTGTTAAGGGTATTACTCCAACACAGCCAGCACCAATTGCTCAGCCACGTCCTGCACGTGCGGAGAAAGCCAGCTCTGAAAGTTCTGGCGGCTTCTTTAGCTTTATTAAAAAGCTCTTTTCCTCTTCACCAGCGGTAGAAGAGAAGCCAGCACAAAGTGGTAACCGTGGCCGCAACCAAGGTCGCAACGGCAATAACCGCGACCGTAATCGCGGCCGCAACCGTCGTGGCGAGCGTCCTGCTGCGAATGCTGCAGAAAGCGGAAATACTGAAGGCGCGAATAATCGCAATGGCAATAACCGTAACAATAATCGTAACCAAGGCAATCAAGGTAATCAAAACGGTCCGAAGACTGAGCAAAACGCAAACCGCAATAACAATCAAGCTAACGTTGCGGCACTAACACCTGCAACAGAGGCTGTACCAGGTAATGAAGTTGCTACTGGCGCGGATGGTGAAGAGCGCCGTGGTCGCGGACGTAATCGCCGTGGTCGCGGACGTAATCGCAATGAGCGTGGTGACCGTAGCGAGCGCGCAGAAAATGGCAGCACTTCACCAGAAGGAGCGACTGCTTCAGCCAGCCCCTTTAGTGGGCCTCCCGCAGGAATGGCTGGCGCATCCGCAAGCATGCCTATTCAAAATATTGTGAGTAGCTTTAGTAATGCAAAGCCTGCAAGTCAGCGTCAAGGACGATCTGAGCGTTCATCACGTCCACCACGTGAATCTCGCTCTGAGCAAATTACATCTGTAGTAGCGACCACTCCAACATCACCAGCACCCGTAGCAGCTGTTGCTGTTACTGCAATTGAAGTGATTGCCAAACCTATGCCAGAGCTTCCCAAGGTGGCTTTCCAAGCACTCGAAGAAACTCCGCTGCATAGCGTTGTGCAATCCGCAGGTATGATTTGGGTTGCAACTGATGCGTCCAAGCACGCTGAAGTGCAAACACAAATTAAAGCTGAGACAGTAGTTCATAACTTAGGCCGCACACCAAAACCCGCCGCGACTCTCCCTGAAGGCCCAATGGTCCTTGTGGAAACCGGCGGTCAAGAAAAAACCGTTTAG
- a CDS encoding RluA family pseudouridine synthase: MKSNPVSKSKVAQARAPAAVHLQTIGPEEAGQRLDNYLLRWAKGVPKSHVYRIIRSGEVRVNKKRAEPTTRLVEGDVVRVPPVRIAEPAQMASVNAAQTKSRAHAYLDKMPVLFEDEALLIVDKPSGLAVHGGSGITLGVIETLRIARPELKFLELVHRLDRDTSGVLLLAKKRSALVELHRQIRENQTDKRYYLLAHGEIKQGAQVMQLKYPLHKYLLANGERRVRVDPEGLPSHTALRVSKVMKRDDAAITLAEAQLKTGRTHQIRVHLQKLGHAILGDDKYGFEDQDKQIKSKRLYLHAHLAGFTHPRSGEKMRIESPIPAEFIAMMKTFEQANNTQE, from the coding sequence ATGAAATCCAACCCAGTTTCTAAGTCTAAAGTAGCCCAAGCGCGAGCACCAGCGGCAGTTCATTTGCAGACTATTGGCCCGGAAGAGGCCGGCCAACGCCTGGACAACTATTTGCTGCGTTGGGCAAAAGGGGTTCCTAAAAGCCATGTTTATCGAATTATTCGCTCAGGTGAGGTCCGGGTAAATAAGAAGCGAGCAGAGCCAACCACTCGCTTAGTTGAGGGTGATGTGGTCCGAGTTCCCCCCGTCAGAATTGCTGAGCCAGCCCAAATGGCTAGTGTTAATGCTGCGCAAACCAAGTCACGAGCCCATGCTTATCTAGACAAAATGCCAGTCTTGTTTGAGGATGAGGCGCTCTTAATTGTGGATAAGCCATCCGGACTTGCGGTTCATGGCGGCTCTGGAATTACTCTGGGAGTCATTGAGACCTTGCGTATTGCTCGTCCAGAACTAAAGTTTTTGGAGTTGGTCCATCGCTTGGATAGGGACACCTCTGGGGTTTTGTTGCTTGCTAAAAAACGCAGCGCCTTAGTAGAGCTGCATCGTCAGATACGTGAGAATCAAACAGACAAGCGCTATTACTTACTTGCCCATGGTGAAATTAAACAGGGCGCGCAGGTCATGCAACTCAAATACCCATTGCATAAATACTTGTTAGCCAACGGTGAGCGTCGTGTGCGCGTTGACCCAGAGGGCTTACCAAGCCATACCGCATTGCGAGTGAGTAAAGTGATGAAGCGAGATGACGCTGCTATTACCTTGGCAGAGGCCCAATTAAAAACAGGACGCACGCATCAAATACGTGTGCATCTTCAAAAATTAGGCCATGCTATTTTGGGTGACGATAAATACGGTTTTGAAGATCAAGATAAGCAAATCAAGTCGAAACGCTTGTATTTACATGCCCATCTTGCCGGATTCACTCATCCACGTTCTGGTGAGAAGATGCGGATTGAATCGCCTATTCCAGCAGAATTTATCGCCATGATGAAAACCTTTGAGCAAGCAAATAACACCCAAGAATGA